CTTTGCAGTTCTTTCAATCTTTGAAAGCAAGCTCTTAAAGTTCCAATGATGTAGTCTTTTCCTTAGGTTTGCTTTTCCGTTTCCTCTAAAGCCTTTATTGACTTTCTTTAAGTTTTCTATAGCTATAGCCTTTCCTTTCTCTTTTGCTATTTCTACTATTCTGTGTGCCAAAAGCCACTCTTCGTAGTCTTTTCTGTTTTTTGAATAGCTCATAAACTCATGCAGGCTAATACTTTGATAGCTCAAAAGATTTCCATCAGGGCTTACTTCTGATAAAGCTAAATGCAATGGGCTTGCGTTTGTGTCTATGGCTATCACTCCATACTCTTTAGTTAGCCATACCTCTGGAGTTGGTATCTCAAAACTTACATTCCCATAAATCTCTCCATCCCTTAGCTTTAGCTCTACTGTGTAAGGGAAGTATGCTTTACTTTTAGAGCTTTCCCAAAGCATAGCTAAAAAAGTATTCCACTTGTCTTTTTCATTGCTTGGTTCCCTTAACACCTTTGCGTAAATGAACTTTCTCTCACTTACCGTAATCCTT
This DNA window, taken from Thermocrinis jamiesonii, encodes the following:
- a CDS encoding IS200/IS605 family accessory protein TnpB-related protein: MRKQSSAIRSAYKLLTNKNSHNQIYQKLRQLFPDLPTVYISSAIYKAKQYPTDKKVVFGGKALFEKLCKNRDKESKERQQLKRKWREQRQGTLLSIGSKADKGNRLLRFERDENGELLLRITVSERKFIYAKVLREPSNEKDKWNTFLAMLWESSKSKAYFPYTVELKLRDGEIYGNVSFEIPTPEVWLTKEYGVIAIDTNASPLHLALSEVSPDGNLLSYQSISLHEFMSYSKNRKDYEEWLLAHRIVEIAKEKGKAIAIENLKKVNKGFRGNGKANLRKRLHHWNFKSLLSKIERTAK